The Salvia splendens isolate huo1 chromosome 21, SspV2, whole genome shotgun sequence genome includes a window with the following:
- the LOC121784171 gene encoding uncharacterized protein LOC121784171 yields the protein MQANNNLVHKLQDAKQEQKAAMDMFAKQISHIATSLSEMRGNEGRIHASVKPPDRSNISQITLRSGMEYKGPTMTLDEKEPTVMSKETEDMVQQKGNIGTGEARTEDDQAFLNPETEVRNEEARKEAGESSKGDSSNIGKQVKPFPYGGEVRKKKEDPVDFMEIFGKLEINLPFLQALKLSLFSKFIKEFIAGKTKPNGKIVIGENISAVIQKRRLPSKRTDPCMFTLPISIGNVRVEHAMCDLGALINVLPLSLYKKLVGVRLVDTKVVIQLADRSCISPEGVLENVIVKVHDFLYPADFHVIKMSENKSVESSGVLLGRPFLRTTKTIIDVFDGIICLYILQTQ from the coding sequence ATGCAGGCCAATAATAACTTGGTCCACAAGTTGCAAGACGCTAAGCAAGAACAGAAGGCCGCAATGGATATGTTTGCCAAACAGATATCTCATATTGCCACCTCGTTGAGTGAGATGCGAGGAAACGAAGGGAGAATTCATGCCTCAGTAAAACCACCGGACAGATCAAACATTAGTCAAATCACCTTGAGGTCAGGAATGGAGTACAAAGGGCCAACAATGACGCTTGATGAGAAAGAGCCGACTGTGATGAGTAAGGAGACTGAGGACATGGTTCAACAGAAGGGAAACATCGGAACAGGGGAAGCCAGAACAGAGGACGATCAGGCCTTCTTGAACCCAGAAACTGAAGTGAGAAATGAGGAAGCAAGGAAGGAAGCTGGAGAGTCCTCCAAGGGAGATTCCAGCAACATAGGCAAGCAAGTCAAACCCTTTCCCTACGGAGGGGaagtaagaaaaaagaaagaggaTCCGGTGGACTTCATGGAAATCTTCGGCAAGCTGGAAATTAACCTGCCATTTCTACAGGCTCTGAAGCTGTCTCTTTTCAGtaaattcatcaaggagttcATCGCAGGGAAGACTAAACCTAATGGAAAAATTGTGATCGGGGAGAACATTTCAGCAGTGATACAAAAGAGGAGACTGCCATCAAAGAGAACTGACCCatgtatgttcactttacctaTTTCAATTGGTAATGTGAGAgttgagcatgcaatgtgtgacctgGGTGCGTTAATCAATGTGTTGCCTCTCTCGCTTTACAAGAAATTGGTAGGAGTAAGGTTAGTTGATACGAAGGTAGTGATTCAATTGGCTGATAGATCATGCATAAGCCCAGAAggtgtgttagaaaatgtgATAGTTAAGGTGCATGACTTCCTGtatcctgctgatttccatgtgattaagatgagtgaaaATAAATCTGTTGAGTCTAGCGGAGTGCTTTTAGGTAGACCATTCCTACGCACAACTAAGactataattgatgtttttgatggaataATTTGTTTGTACATACTTCAGACCCAGTAG